The following are encoded together in the Bacteroidota bacterium genome:
- the purE gene encoding 5-(carboxyamino)imidazole ribonucleotide mutase codes for MQPHVGIIMGSASDLPVMKEAATILEQFQVPFEITVVSAHRTPERMVHYAQSAAGRGLKVIIAGAGGAAHLPGMVASLTPLPVVGVPVKSSNSIDGWDSILSILQMPNGVPVATVALNAAQNAGILAAQIIAASDPALLERVAAFKDGLKNKVLGTLDETEKTEFTFQVKRNEAGGN; via the coding sequence ATGCAGCCACACGTAGGTATTATCATGGGCAGCGCTTCCGATCTTCCGGTTATGAAGGAAGCCGCCACTATTCTCGAACAGTTTCAGGTTCCGTTTGAAATTACAGTTGTTTCGGCACACCGTACGCCTGAACGTATGGTACACTATGCACAGTCGGCTGCCGGGCGTGGGCTGAAGGTAATTATTGCCGGCGCGGGCGGTGCTGCACATCTTCCGGGTATGGTGGCCTCATTAACGCCGCTACCCGTGGTGGGCGTGCCCGTAAAATCGTCGAATTCGATTGACGGCTGGGATTCCATTCTTTCTATTCTGCAAATGCCCAACGGCGTACCCGTGGCTACTGTGGCACTCAACGCTGCCCAAAATGCAGGTATTCTGGCTGCACAGATTATTGCAGCTTCTGATCCGGCTTTACTTGAGCGGGTAGCGGCTTTTAAGGACGGACTGAAAAATAAAGTGCTCGGCACACTTGATGAAACCGAGAAAACCGA